The proteins below come from a single Mya arenaria isolate MELC-2E11 chromosome 6, ASM2691426v1 genomic window:
- the LOC128236971 gene encoding uncharacterized protein LOC128236971, whose amino-acid sequence MPVLEHRVYCSTPESAEHKYHVRGEFGSTFQPLDKVIINRIKALVAEGIRSVSEMKRHLRIFAKQNFPGVSELSNRYFLSNKDIRNHMSATLRLDKQYWECDKCGLRLHPGCIGRDPDETPADSSTTFWCEACLTAVVKVWPVDNFKEFIESGGVSDDEGYIIDATVILSLMHAGYSRCWLIIHAQGKKVKLDGCKDMRHS is encoded by the exons ATGCCTGTGTTGGAACATCGGGTGTATTGCTCTACCCCAGAAAGTGCTGAACACAAATACCATGTGAGGGGAGAG TTTGGATCGACATTTCAGCCATTGGACAAAGTCATTATCAACAGAATCAAAGCTCTTGTTGCAGAAGGAATTCGAAGCGTGTCAGAGATGAAGAGACATCTTCGAATTTTCGCCAAGCAAAATTTTCCTGGGGTATCAGAGCTGAGCAATCGGTATTTCCTTTCAAACAAGGACATCAGGAACCATATGTCAGCAACTTTGAGACTTGACAA ACAATACTGGGAGTGTGATAAATGTGGTTTGAGGTTACATCCTGGGTGCATTGGCCGTGATCCAGATGAAACACCTGCAGATAGCTCCACCACCTTCTGGTGTGAAGCATGTCTG ACTGCAGTCGTCAAGGTCTGGCCTGTGGACAACTTTAAGGAGTTTATCGAATCAGGTGGAGTCAGTGATGAT GAGGGGTACATCATAGATGCAACTGTTATTCTGTCACTG aTGCATGCTGGGTACAGTCGTTGTTGGCTGATAATCCATGCACAGGGGAAAAAAg tCAAACTCGATGGCTGCAAAGACATGAGGCATTCCTGA
- the LOC128236955 gene encoding 2-succinylbenzoate--CoA ligase-like — MAGQLSESYIDNSYELQDDDDDGIRNVKDLLEFYANAKQGQEAVVFAAVGDTERKTVTFDRLYENVCKVARSLIHLGLKQGEVVGINLRSCPEWLYFVYGCMIAGLVPVGIAFTYKDGSDVIAMMKRLQTCALLCIDPGVDNEKWNVIQQLVESYSDDGSVISSKMPYLRYLLGHEVGTSVMTGVKKMTDLLSTNCDVEITDVTEDALAFLSQTSGSTGEPKLVAQTQKAVVRYRHFPTLFTDEKETVYNDRPFTWGGGFPFNCVYGQKRVTLPEFAQMPSDRFAVITTAIKTEGCTVMFSLPPFVHEMVLKKEKLPAEWLLKNLLTGGQPLTKHVAECVGGICKNLVCVYGGTDFGVVAMGIIEDKNNFTEFSSGKIVSGVVLKIVDDEGITVPIGTMGEIYLKSHFLVKCYFNDEAKTIAAKTPDGWFKTDDFGKLTEDGELFVLGRKSNMIISGGMKVTPEILERVLNTCIGIHIALVVPVSDEVYYQVLCACVIKQPGSTLSEEDLHTFCTDFHNDKPGLFTVLPKFYIFMDAFPETSSGKVSRRKLSAIAEEKFGKK; from the exons ATGGCAGGACAGCTGAGTGAAAGCTACATCGACAATTCGTATGAATTgcaagatgatgatgatgatggtataAGAAACGTAAAGGACTTACTTGAGTTCTATGCCAACGCTAAGCAAGGACAAGAAGCCGTAGTTTTTGCCGCTGTTGGAGATACGGAAAGGAAGACTGTTACATTTGATAGACTGTACGAAAATGTCTGCAAGGTAGCCCGTTCATTGATTCACCTTG GTCTTAAACAAGGAGAAGTGGTTGGAATCAATCTTCGCAGCTGTCCAGAATGGCTCTATTTCGTATACGGATGTATGATTGCCGGTCTTGTTCCTGTCGGCATTGCTTTTACATATAAAGACGGAAGTGACGTCATCGCCATGATGAAACGATTGCAAACATGCGCGCTTTTGTGCATTGACCCAGGTGTTGACAACGAAAAGTGGAATGTCATTCAACAGCTTGTCGAGTCGTATTCTGACGATGGTTCCGTTATCAGCTCAAAAATGCCATATTTACGCTACCTTCTGGGCCATGAAGTTGGAACGTCTGTCATGACTGGCGTAAAGAAAATGACAGATTTACTGAGCACTAACTGCGATGTTGAAATAACCGACGTTACAGAAGATGCTTTAGCATTTCTTTCGCAGACGTCTGGCAGCACTGGTGAGCCAAAACTTGTCGCACAGACGCAAAAGGCTGTAGTCAGGTACAGGCATTTTCCAACGTTATTCACAGATGAAAAAGAGACTGTTTATAACGATCGACCTTTCACTTGGGGAGGCGGATTTCcttttaattgtgtttatggTCAAAAACGTGTAACCCTTCCCGAGTTCGCGCAGATGCCATCTGATCGTTTTGCTGTTATAACCACTGCAATTAAAACAGAAGGATGTACGGTGATGTTTTCTCTTCCACCGTTTGTGCAcgaaatggttttgaaaaag GAAAAGTTACCAGCAGAATGGCTGCTAAAGAATTTGCTGACAGGAGGGCAGCCTCTTACGAAGCATGTCGCCGAATGTGTAGGTGGAATTTGTAAAAACCTTGTATGTGTCTACGGTGGTACTGACTTTGGCGTTGTAGCAATGGGAATCATTGAAGACAAAAACAACTTCACTGAATTTTCCAGTGGGAAAATAGTTTCCGGAGTTGTGCTTAAGATTGTCGACGACGAGGGCATTACTGTACCTATTGGTACGATGGGAGAAATTTACCTGAAATCGCATTTCCTGGTAAAGTGTTATTTCAATGACGAGGCGAAAACCATTGCAGCCAAAACACCCGACGGTTGGTTCAAGACTGATGACTTTGGGAAATTAACAGAAGACGGCGAACTGTTTGTACTTGGTCGAAAATCAAACATGATAATTTCTGGCGGGATGAAAGTTACACCAGAAATCCTAGAACGAGTTCTGAACACATGCATTGGAATACACATTGCACTAGTTGTTCCGGTGTCTGACGAAGTATACTACCAGGTTCTGTGCGCATGCGTCATAAAACAACCAGGAAGTACGCTCAGCGAAGAAGATCTTCACACGTTTTGCACGGATTTCCATAACGACAAGCCGGGACTTTTTACGGTCCTTCCAAAGTTTTATATCTTCATGGATGCTTTTCCAGAAACATCTTCGGGAAAGGTATCAAGACGAAAGCTTAGTGCAATTGCAGAAGAGAAATTCggaaagaaatga
- the LOC128236840 gene encoding protein UXT-like → MASIGVEKKVEEYERFVNEKLREDLRKIIEQRDQVYSQIAEYLQLKNTIEQIKKAGVTEDLKTKVDLGCNFYVQANIADPRTIFVFVGYGFFVEMSFDEAIKFIDKRTKFLNDHTDHLTSEANKVKANIRLVIEGLRELQNIQSADEETNKKDLFL, encoded by the coding sequence ATGGCTTCTATAGGAGTAGAAAAGAAGGTTGAAGAATATGAACGCTTTGTGAATGAGAAACTGAGAGAGGATCTCCGAAAGATTATCGAACAGAGAGACCAAGTTTACAGTCAAATAGCAGAATATTTACAGTTGAAAAAcaccattgaacaaataaagaaagCTGGCGTAACAGAAGATTTGAAAACGAAAGTTGACCTTGGGTGTAACTTCTATGTGCAGGCTAATATTGCTGATCCAAGAactatttttgtgtttgttggTTATGGATTCTTTGTAGAAATGAGCTTCGATGAGGCAATCAAGTTCATAGACAAAAGAACAAAGTTTTTGAATGACCATACTGACCATCTTACAAGTGAAGCTAATAAAGTAAAGGCAAATATTAGACTTGTTATTGAAGGTCTGAGGGAGttacaaaacatacaaagtGCTGATGAAGAAACTAATAAAAAAGACTTATTTTTGTGA